A window of the Cystobacter fuscus genome harbors these coding sequences:
- a CDS encoding SDR family oxidoreductase has product MAQGVFRDGLLAGKSAFITGGSSGINLGIAEALVKAGAKVAINGRNVEKLEAAVKGLQAHGTALGVAADVRQYDALEKALRTARDAHGELDILVCGAAGNFPAPAVGMSSNAFKSVLEIDVLGTFNTCRAAFEHLRKPGASVLNISAPQAYLPMAMQAHVCAAKAGVDMLTRTLAIEWGGLGIRVNSITPGPIDDTEGMRRLAPGDDSRGKLLEALPLGRLGTKQDIAQVALFLASDAASYITGSLLVCDGGQSLLGSGLMLKALGL; this is encoded by the coding sequence ATGGCACAGGGTGTGTTCCGGGATGGATTGCTGGCGGGCAAGTCGGCGTTCATCACGGGGGGCAGCAGCGGCATCAACCTCGGCATCGCCGAGGCCCTCGTGAAGGCGGGCGCGAAGGTCGCCATCAACGGCCGCAACGTGGAGAAGTTGGAGGCAGCCGTGAAGGGGCTCCAGGCGCATGGCACCGCCCTGGGCGTGGCCGCCGACGTGCGCCAGTACGACGCCCTGGAGAAGGCCCTCCGGACGGCGCGCGACGCGCATGGGGAACTCGACATCCTCGTGTGCGGCGCGGCGGGCAACTTCCCCGCCCCCGCGGTCGGCATGTCCTCCAATGCGTTCAAGTCGGTGCTGGAGATCGACGTGCTCGGCACCTTCAACACCTGCCGCGCCGCCTTCGAGCACCTGCGCAAGCCGGGCGCGTCCGTGCTCAACATCTCCGCCCCCCAGGCCTACCTGCCCATGGCCATGCAGGCCCACGTGTGCGCCGCCAAGGCCGGCGTGGACATGCTCACCCGCACCCTCGCCATCGAGTGGGGGGGCCTGGGCATCCGCGTCAACTCCATCACTCCCGGGCCCATCGATGACACCGAGGGTATGCGCCGCCTCGCTCCGGGTGATGATTCGCGCGGCAAGCTCCTCGAGGCCCTGCCCCTGGGTCGCCTCGGAACGAAGCAGGACATCGCGCAAGTCGCGCTTTTCCTGGCCTCCGACGCCGCTTCGTACATCACCGGTTCACTGCTGGTGTGCGACGGAGGCCAGTCCCTGCTCGGCTCGGGGTTGATGCTCAAGGCCCTGGGTCTGTGA
- a CDS encoding lamin tail domain-containing protein, protein MKHAPPSLARLVAWSALLLGLSLGGSACRDRPNPPPPPVREVPDAERSSVEVNPAQGVRANGQDTVEIRVTVRTAEGTPLEGRSVTVEASDEGNTLQQASGPTDAQGVAVATLVSTVAGTKTVTATVEAEEGPVTLATRPTVEFVSLAAPHLVFTAAPSSGTAGEPLGTFEVTIQDASGQTVTDASDTVTVALGEGSPSAELKGTVSVAAVNGVARFSTLVLEKAAAGYTLVASAAGLASATSSPFEVLPAPVAAAKLVFTQPPSNRRAGETFEVRVAVTDASGNPLSVSAPRVTLALNKGTLAGTTSADPVDGVASFPGLSITEAGTGYVLTASAEGLDSASSDSFDIDSTGTPAMLVFRAQPSSVKVREVMPAVTVAITDTFGNVLSVDSPDITLGLVGGNNAAELLGTVTVKPVAGLATFSTLSVDQQGTDFWLVAMAGTLDSATSGKFTIVDDVAPSAVSLTVAELTANAVTLAWTAVGDDGTLGIASSYELRYSLSPITEASFEGATPVSVGVPKAPGSAESARATGLTRGTHYYFGLKVKDDVGNSSLSLVDTTTPEDVCAGVTCTPDAPVCAADGVSRTTYTVACVDENGTATCKQTGTTTACTGTNAVCFSGQCDTATRPIANQLLVSEVMHSPSSGTTEYFELTNATDGLLNLNGLTVTYKNSSDAVRSFQVGEGSVPLVVGRKGHFVLAQNKDRASNGGVSASYQYPSAIALEGSGSLSVANGASTVTEFRYTPSFPQSTGKSMNLSSLIQGTRASALPWYWCDSTDALTGGDFGTPEAANTTCGMTASPVVSLCYIQSPKTIPPAQAGTSVAVSSRFKAASVTDRNTAGNDGYPHVVAELGYGLDTSPATAWTWAPVSFNGEYAPTVSDEDETSGMLTIPTPGSYKYGFRYSFKDPVTGALSAPVYCGQSDISDPTNGVFGTVTITEAPSADHVVISEFASKNFVAGSTTVNHDDEFIELYNPTNVAVPITGWKIQYKSASAGSSFNDLQGLTFTTGSIPAKGFYLVAQKTSFIGPTPDATYTALTAHGGASLRILDASGNVVDKLAWGTGAALDPEGTAAPAIANTVAGSSYERKAVSSSTADTMSGGSDALRGNGYDSGNNVADFVVRATRNPQNSSSAPESP, encoded by the coding sequence ATGAAGCATGCCCCCCCCTCGCTCGCGCGGCTGGTCGCGTGGAGTGCGTTGTTGCTCGGTCTGTCCCTTGGTGGATCGGCATGTCGTGATCGGCCGAACCCGCCTCCTCCGCCAGTGCGGGAGGTGCCGGACGCGGAGCGCTCGTCGGTGGAGGTGAACCCGGCCCAGGGCGTGCGCGCCAACGGCCAGGACACCGTGGAGATCCGGGTGACGGTGCGCACGGCGGAGGGCACCCCGCTGGAGGGCCGCTCGGTGACGGTGGAGGCCTCGGATGAGGGCAACACGCTTCAGCAGGCGTCGGGCCCCACGGATGCGCAGGGCGTGGCGGTCGCGACGCTCGTGTCCACTGTCGCGGGCACGAAGACGGTGACGGCCACGGTGGAGGCGGAAGAGGGCCCGGTGACGCTGGCCACGCGGCCCACCGTCGAGTTCGTCTCCCTGGCTGCCCCCCATCTCGTCTTCACCGCGGCGCCCTCGTCCGGTACGGCGGGCGAGCCGCTGGGCACCTTCGAGGTCACCATCCAGGACGCGAGCGGCCAGACGGTGACGGACGCCAGCGACACGGTGACGGTGGCGCTCGGCGAGGGCTCTCCCTCGGCCGAGCTGAAGGGGACGGTGTCCGTGGCGGCGGTCAATGGCGTGGCGCGCTTCTCCACGTTGGTGCTCGAGAAGGCCGCTGCGGGCTACACCCTGGTGGCGAGCGCCGCCGGCCTGGCGTCGGCGACGAGCTCCCCCTTCGAGGTGCTGCCCGCGCCGGTCGCCGCCGCGAAGCTCGTCTTCACCCAGCCGCCCTCCAACCGTCGCGCTGGTGAGACCTTCGAGGTGCGGGTGGCCGTGACGGATGCTTCCGGCAACCCGCTCTCCGTCTCCGCCCCGCGGGTGACGCTCGCCCTCAACAAGGGCACGCTGGCGGGGACCACGTCCGCGGACCCCGTGGATGGCGTGGCGTCCTTCCCGGGCCTCTCCATCACCGAGGCGGGTACCGGCTACGTGCTGACGGCCTCCGCCGAGGGGCTGGACTCCGCTTCGAGCGATTCCTTCGACATCGACAGCACGGGGACGCCCGCGATGCTGGTGTTCCGCGCGCAGCCCTCCAGCGTCAAGGTTCGCGAGGTGATGCCCGCGGTGACCGTGGCCATCACCGACACGTTCGGCAACGTGCTCTCCGTGGACTCGCCCGACATCACGTTGGGCCTGGTGGGCGGCAACAACGCGGCCGAGCTCCTGGGCACCGTGACCGTGAAGCCCGTGGCGGGACTCGCCACCTTCTCCACGTTGAGCGTGGACCAGCAGGGCACGGATTTCTGGCTCGTCGCCATGGCGGGCACGCTGGACAGCGCCACCAGCGGCAAGTTCACCATCGTGGATGACGTCGCGCCGAGCGCCGTGTCGCTCACGGTGGCCGAGCTTACGGCCAACGCGGTGACCCTGGCCTGGACGGCCGTGGGCGATGACGGGACGCTGGGTATCGCCTCCAGCTACGAGCTGCGCTACTCCCTGAGCCCCATCACCGAGGCGTCGTTCGAGGGCGCCACGCCGGTGAGCGTGGGCGTGCCCAAGGCCCCGGGCAGCGCGGAGTCGGCGCGCGCCACCGGCCTGACTCGCGGCACCCACTACTACTTCGGGCTGAAGGTGAAGGATGACGTCGGCAACTCCAGTCTGTCCCTCGTGGACACGACCACGCCCGAGGACGTGTGCGCGGGCGTGACCTGCACTCCGGATGCTCCCGTCTGCGCGGCGGATGGGGTCTCGCGGACCACCTACACGGTGGCCTGTGTCGACGAGAATGGCACCGCCACCTGCAAGCAGACGGGGACGACCACCGCGTGCACGGGCACCAACGCCGTCTGCTTCAGCGGCCAGTGCGACACGGCCACGCGTCCCATTGCCAACCAGTTGCTCGTCTCCGAGGTGATGCACTCGCCCTCGAGCGGGACGACCGAGTACTTCGAGCTGACCAACGCCACGGACGGCCTGCTCAACCTCAACGGCCTCACGGTGACGTACAAGAACAGCTCGGACGCCGTGCGCTCGTTCCAGGTGGGCGAGGGGAGCGTTCCGCTGGTGGTGGGCCGCAAGGGCCACTTCGTCCTGGCCCAGAACAAGGATCGGGCCTCCAATGGTGGCGTCTCCGCCAGCTACCAGTACCCCAGCGCGATCGCCCTGGAGGGCTCGGGGTCGTTGAGCGTCGCCAATGGCGCCAGCACGGTGACGGAGTTCCGCTACACGCCGTCCTTCCCCCAGAGCACGGGCAAGTCGATGAATCTCTCCTCGCTCATCCAGGGGACGCGCGCCTCGGCCCTGCCCTGGTACTGGTGTGACTCGACGGATGCGCTCACGGGAGGGGACTTCGGCACGCCCGAGGCCGCCAACACCACGTGTGGCATGACGGCCAGCCCGGTCGTGAGCCTCTGCTACATCCAGAGCCCGAAGACGATTCCGCCCGCCCAGGCGGGTACGTCGGTGGCCGTCTCCAGCCGGTTCAAGGCCGCGAGCGTGACGGACCGGAACACGGCTGGAAACGATGGCTACCCCCACGTGGTCGCGGAGCTGGGCTACGGCCTGGACACGAGCCCCGCGACGGCGTGGACCTGGGCGCCCGTCTCCTTCAACGGGGAGTACGCGCCCACGGTCAGCGACGAGGACGAGACGTCTGGCATGCTGACCATTCCCACGCCCGGCTCGTACAAGTATGGCTTCCGCTATTCCTTCAAGGACCCGGTCACCGGCGCGCTGTCGGCCCCCGTCTACTGCGGCCAGAGCGACATCTCGGATCCGACCAACGGCGTCTTCGGCACGGTGACGATCACCGAGGCGCCGAGCGCCGACCACGTGGTCATCAGCGAGTTCGCCTCGAAGAACTTCGTCGCGGGGAGCACGACCGTCAATCACGACGACGAATTCATCGAACTCTACAATCCGACGAACGTCGCCGTTCCGATCACGGGGTGGAAGATCCAGTACAAGTCGGCGTCCGCGGGTTCCAGCTTCAACGACCTGCAGGGGCTGACGTTCACCACGGGGAGCATCCCGGCGAAGGGGTTCTATCTGGTTGCCCAGAAGACCTCGTTCATCGGTCCGACGCCCGATGCGACCTATACCGCCCTCACCGCGCATGGAGGCGCTTCGCTGCGGATCCTCGACGCGAGTGGCAACGTGGTGGACAAGCTGGCCTGGGGTACGGGAGCGGCCCTTGATCCCGAAGGCACCGCGGCTCCAGCCATTGCCAACACCGTGGCGGGTAGCAGTTACGAGCGCAAGGCGGTGTCCTCTTCGACCGCTGACACGATGTCCGGAGGCAGCGACGCGTTGCGTGGCAATGGGTATGACAGCGGCAACAACGTGGCGGACTTCGTGGTGCGCGCCACGCGTAATCCGCAGAACTCCTCGAGCGCTCCCGAGTCTCCGTAG